A window of the Streptomyces finlayi genome harbors these coding sequences:
- the heR gene encoding heliorhodopsin HeR: MATGVTAERLAGLRAWNVGLTLLHLVQALAILFLAGSFSITVTSSLPEGPPGTKAPAPEALFDVPIGWAVAVFLTLAALDHLLTATVCRGTYERDLRRGINRFRWLEYALSATLMVLLIGFYSGITSLNAVIAVIGANVGMILFGWIEEEMNPPGRAVTTMLPFWFGTLVGVTPWLSITYNIVATGAIPGFVYGIVLVQAALFFSFGLNQWLQYRGVGRWSDYAYGEKAYLVLSLVAKSLLAWQIFTGSLAG, from the coding sequence GTGGCCACCGGTGTCACCGCCGAACGCCTCGCCGGGCTCCGTGCGTGGAACGTGGGGCTCACGCTGCTGCACCTGGTCCAGGCCCTGGCGATCCTCTTCCTCGCCGGCAGCTTCTCGATCACCGTCACCTCCTCTCTGCCCGAGGGGCCCCCAGGGACGAAGGCGCCTGCCCCCGAAGCACTGTTCGACGTGCCGATCGGCTGGGCCGTCGCCGTCTTCCTCACCCTCGCGGCACTGGACCACCTGCTGACGGCGACGGTGTGCCGCGGCACCTACGAACGCGACCTCAGACGCGGCATCAACCGATTCAGGTGGCTGGAGTACGCGCTGAGCGCGACCCTGATGGTGCTCCTCATCGGCTTCTACTCGGGCATCACCAGCCTCAACGCCGTCATCGCCGTCATCGGCGCCAACGTCGGGATGATTCTCTTCGGCTGGATCGAGGAGGAGATGAACCCGCCGGGACGGGCGGTGACCACGATGCTCCCGTTCTGGTTCGGGACGCTGGTCGGCGTGACGCCGTGGCTCTCGATCACGTACAACATCGTCGCGACCGGGGCCATCCCCGGCTTCGTGTACGGGATCGTTCTCGTCCAGGCCGCCCTCTTCTTCAGCTTCGGTCTCAACCAGTGGCTCCAGTACCGCGGAGTCGGCCGGTGGTCCGACTACGCATACGGCGAGAAGGCCTACCTGGTTCTCAGCCTCGTGGCGAAGTCACTCCTGGCCTGGCAGATCTTCACCGGCTCGCTGGCCGGCTGA